A window of the Desulfopila inferna genome harbors these coding sequences:
- the flgG gene encoding flagellar basal-body rod protein FlgG: protein MIRSLYTGTTGMNSQQLNIDVIANNLANVSTTGFKKSVNNFQDLLYETIKVPGSPTSADTESPTGIMVGLGVRPSAVAKVFSQGELIQTENELDVAIEGDGFFQIELPNGNTAYTRDGSLKRDSDGRITNSNGYPVLPALTIPEGSRQITISDTGIVSVVLAGDREATEVGTLELAVFTNNAGLSAAGNNLYLETGASGAPAVSNPGDDGFGLLIHTFLEGSNVNIVQELANMITAQRAYEINSKTIQTSDEMMQATNQLV, encoded by the coding sequence GCACGACCGGCATGAATTCCCAGCAGTTGAATATCGATGTTATTGCCAATAACCTGGCCAACGTCAGTACTACCGGATTCAAGAAGTCCGTTAACAATTTCCAGGATCTGCTCTATGAAACCATAAAAGTTCCGGGCAGCCCGACATCGGCGGATACCGAATCACCCACCGGTATCATGGTGGGACTTGGAGTGCGGCCCTCTGCCGTTGCCAAGGTATTCAGCCAGGGAGAGCTGATCCAGACCGAAAATGAGCTCGATGTCGCCATCGAAGGCGACGGCTTTTTCCAGATAGAGCTTCCCAACGGCAACACTGCCTATACGCGTGACGGTTCCCTCAAGCGCGACAGTGACGGCAGGATCACCAACTCCAATGGCTATCCGGTGCTGCCCGCCTTGACCATACCGGAAGGCTCCAGACAGATCACCATAAGCGATACCGGTATTGTCAGCGTCGTTTTGGCAGGAGACAGAGAAGCCACCGAGGTCGGCACCCTGGAGCTTGCCGTCTTCACCAATAATGCCGGACTTTCCGCCGCAGGCAATAATCTCTATCTTGAAACCGGCGCTTCAGGGGCTCCCGCGGTCTCCAATCCGGGCGACGACGGTTTCGGTCTGCTCATCCATACATTTCTCGAGGGATCCAATGTCAATATAGTCCAGGAACTCGCCAATATGATCACTGCCCAAAGGGCTTACGAGATCAATTCCAAGACCATCCAGACTTCGGATGAAATGATGCAAGCCACAAACCAGTTGGTGTAA